AAAAGATAATATAATAAGTATAGATACCATACTTATTATGATTAGCCTTATATTGTTTAAAAGTGCTTTCAAGGATCTAATATTGTTCAAGGCTAGTTTAATCCAAATACTTATATTTTTAGACATATACATAAGAGGATAACTTATTATTCTTATAAATGATGGCAAGATAATAATTGAACCCACCATAAATAAAATAAAGCTTACTGGTGAAAACTCTATGGCTAATTCACTATTACTAGAATTAATAATAATCGATATAGCCACCAAAACAGATCCAATTATAAATATCTTGTATTTACTACTAGGCATATTGGCTTTATTTAAGATAATATCTTTTATTTGAAGCTTTTTTATAATTAAAACAGGCAAAACTGCTGACACACAAGTTATAATAACTGCAAAAGCAACCCCTGCAATAAACCAGCTATTCTTTAAATCCACACTAGTCTGAACTCCATAGGCTTTATAATTATTTTGCAAATCTGCAAGTAAATATAAAAGCCCTTTACCTAAAAATATTGATATTATTCCACTTATTAATCCATAAATAATACTTTCACTTAAAAGTAATTTTATTATCCCGAAGCTAGTTTCCCCTTGGCTCAAAAATGTTCCTATAACTGGTAACCTCTCTAAAACTATAAGCTTAAAACAGCTATAAATTATAAAAGCACTCATAAAAACTACTATTACCAACATAAAATAAAAAAGTATTTGTACTGTCTCCATATCACTTTCTGCTTTTGCCTTGTCAAATATAAGGTTAGCTGTACAATTATAACCTTTATTATTAAAGTGTTTAATAAATTTGGAGCTATTTACATTGCTTTTAAGGCTTGCAAACATGTAGTTATATAACTTGTTTATATTTAGTATTTTCCATATACTTTTTTCATTGACTACAATTGCAAATTTATCTTTTTCATCTGTACTAAATACACCAACACTTTCTGCAATAGCATTTACCTTATAAACCTGACTCTTATCTTCTGATTTTATAGTTATTTCACTTCCAACTTTAAAACTATGAGCTTTTGCCATTCTCTCTGAAATTATGGCACCATTTCCATCTAGTGGATTAGCTCCTGTCTTCTTTAATATTTTCATATTAGGAAGTTTTTCATAATTCCCTTCTTCAACCCCTTCTACAGCTACCTCTACCCTTTTATTTAAATATCCATCTAAATTTAGAATCGGTACAAACTCTATAAAATCTTCTTTAGGTATTCTACTTTCATCAAAAAATGGTTCATATGTTGTATTTTTAGCAGTTACAGCTATGTTGTAGACTCCATTTTGTTTATTCACTTGCTTTTCGGTAACTCTATTTGCAGAATCCGCAACTCCAAGTGATGTAATCAAAAGAGCTGCTGCAATTGTTATAGTAATTATCAAAAGCAGACTTCTTCCCTTTTTCTTAAAAATTGATTTAAGCAAATATTTAAGAAATATGTTCACAATTATCACCCCATATATGTGGTTAAACCAGTGAAATTATTAACTTAAAAATGCCATCTTGAAACATCTATAAGTTAGACTTTTCACTGATTTACCTATATTTAATTTACAATTATTAATTATAGGTTTAACTTCTTACAATGTATTTGAAAATTTGTTACGATTTTCTTACGAGGTTTAATTATTTTTACTACTTTTAAGCTACTAATAACGATTTCTATATCTAAATGAGACTTTTAATTAAAAATTTATTAAATTTATAGTTGATTGCTTTGATTTTTGTTATAAAATTAAATAAGGGGGTGTTCAAATACAAATAGCAATCATGAAAAAGCTGTCATTATATTTATCAACGACTAAGCTTTAAAATCGCTACATAATATTTATCTTGCTATTTATATGCAATTCATTAATACTCAAAGGGAAGTATTATAATTAATAATCAATATATGGAAGGATGTAGATAACATGGAAAAGAAAAATATAGATTGGGCTAATCTTGGCTTTGGATATGTTAAAACAGATAAAAGATTCGTTGCCAACTATACAGATGGAAAATGGGATGATGGTGCATTAGTTTCTGAGGCTACTATTGCAATTAGTGAATGTGCTGGAGTTCTTCAATATTCTCAATCTTGCTTTGAAGGTATGAAGGCTTACACAACTGAAGATGGACACATTGTTACCTTCCGACCTGATTTAAATGCTGAGCGTATGGAAGATACATGTAGAAGACTTGAAATGCCAGTATTTCCAAAAGAAAATTTTGTAGATGCTGTAGTAAAAACTATAGAAGCAAATGCTGAATGGGTACCTCCATATGGAAGCGGCGCTACTCTTTACCTTCGTCCATTTATGTTCGCTTCAGGACCAGTTATAGGTGTTAAACCCGCAGATGAATATCAATTTAGAGTATTCGCTACACCAGTTGGTCCATATTTTAAAGGTGGCGTTAAACCTCTAACTTTATGCGTTAGTGACTTTGATCGTGCTGCACCACATGGTACTGGACACATAAAAGCTGGACTTAACTACGCAATGAGTCTTCATGCAATTGTTACTGCTCACAAAGAAGGCTACGATGAAAACATGTATTTAGATGCAGCTACTAGAACAAAAGTTGAAGAAACAGGTGGAGCTAACTTTTTATTCGTAACTAAAGATAATAAAGTTGTTACCCCAAAATCAGATACTATTCTTCCTTCAATTACACGTCGTTCTTTAATGGCAGTTGCAAAAGATTATCTTGGTTTAGAAGTAGAGGAAAGAACTGTTTATTTTGATGAAGTAAAAGATTTTGCAGAGTGCGGACTTTGTGGAACTGCTGCTGTTATATCTCCAGTAGGAAAAATTGTAGATCATGGAAAAGAAATTTGCTTTCCTAGCGGTATGACAGAGATGGGTCCTATTACAAAAAAATTACTTGATACATTAACAGGTATTCAAATGGGACGTATCAAAGCACCTGAAGGTTGGTTAAAGGTTATTAAATAACTCTAATTTAATTTTAAAAGAACAACATACATATAATAAAAGATGTTGTTCTTTTAACTACTAAATTATATGATAAAATTTTCCATTATTCCATCAATTCTTTAGCACACGCAATATAGTAATGCCTTCCATTTGCACTTGTTTCAAGTTTTGATAATTTAATTAACCCTTCAGCTTTTAGTTGTTTTGCAATTTTAATTTCTTTTTCTGCTCCTATTAACAAATCACAAAGTTCAATTGCCCATTGCTGATTTCCATTATGTAAAGAATTTTTTATTTCCTTTATTAGCTTTAATTCACTCCCTATTAACTTTAACATTTTCAAAGAATATTCCTTCGTTGGTAGTTTATTTAGTTTTGTTGGGTTTCCATCAAACCAACCTAAATATCCATTATAAATACTTCTAACAGACCAAGCAACAGTACCATAGTATTCTCCCAAATATGGCAATCCAGCCAAATTGTCGGGTAACATTATAGTACTTGCTAATTCATCCGCTGTTAATCCCTTATTCATACCTTTAAGAGTTTCTTCTAATACATATTCTATAGCATTTCTGAAATTTGTTAATACCTCTTTTACCATATCTCTTCCTATTAATGGTTTTGTGTGCCCTGGTAATACGTATTCAGCTGGATACGACAGTATTAAATCAAGTGTGTCAATCCAAGCACTTACATCTCTATATTGACTACCACGAAGTGCATATAAATTAGGCCAACAACTATAATAGTTATCACCACAGCAAAGCACTTTGCTATCAGGCAACCAAACAAATATTTGATCGTCAGTTTCTCCTATTGCTGAAACTAGTTCCATATTAATACCATCTATATTAATATTAACTTTTTCTTCTTTATATATAGTAGTTGATGGAAGAAACGTATATTTACCTTCATTTACAGTAAAACCTTCTCTAATTCCTATTCCTTGAGTAACTACTTCTTTATCTAACAGCTTATAACCAAATTGGTAGGATGCACGCTTGTTGAGTATATCCTTCAGCTCATTCGTACGACCAAGCACTGGTTTCTTTGGCTCAAATTCTATAATTTCATTAACAGTGTCACTGAAAACCGCGGCTCCTCCTCTGTGATCAGGATGCCCATGAGTATAAATAATAGTTTTAACAGACTTATCGGTAATATTAGTAATTAGTTGTTTTAATTTTTCAGCTCTTACATCTGTATCAAGAGTATCAACTAAAATTACTGAATTATTTGCTTCTATGATTATTGAATTGCTATGACCGTATCCAACAACATGATAAATACCCTCTGCAATCTTTATGATTTCTTTAGGATATGCTGCAATAGAAAATTTTTTTAATAGTTCCTCTCCATTTTGTTTTAACAACTTTAGCACCCCACTTTATATTCAATTTATCAAATAATAACGTATACCTTTAATTATATGATAGCTTAATATATTATCTTAATAAATAAGGCACTTTAATATTACCTAGTTACCTTTTTGTAATTTATAAAGACCAACTTTTTCATTGAGGAAACAATAATATAAAGTAACCTTTTTATTACTAAGTTATATAAAAGTGCCTTATTGACCTATTGATTATACATATCTTATACTACTTACGTAATTTATAAATAAGCTTCACTTTAAAAATTTTTAGAATTAAAGAGGTGATATAAAATGAAATTTAACACTAGCAAAACAGCTTTATTAATTATTGATTTACAAAATGATAATATATCAAAAGGTGGTAAATTTGAAAACTCAGGAGCTGTAGAACATGCAAAACAGCAAAATGTAGTTGACAACATAAAGAAAATTTATAATAAAGCAAAAGTCTTAGGTATACCTGTTTTTCATAATTATTTTGTTGTAGAAAAAGAGGCAAAAGGAATTGATAATAATGCCCGAATATTTAAATCAATAGCTGAAACAGGAAGCATAGTTAGAGGAACTTGGGGTGCAGCACCAGTTCATGGACTAGAACCAAAGGATGGAGACTTTGTCTTAGAAAAAGCTCGAATGAGTGCATTCAATGGTACTCAATTAGATACATTGTTAAGAGGCTTAGGTATAGAAACAATTATAATAACTGGTGTCTGGACAAATATGGCTGTAGAACATACTTGCAGAGATGGTGCAGATTACGGATACAATGTTATAATTGCAACTGACGGAACTTCAACAATTAACGAAGAATGGCAAAATGCCGCTCTAAATTATGCCATGAATAATATAGCAACAAAAATGACTTCAGAAGAAATAATTGAAAATATATAATGTTTTTATTATCAAATAGGAGGGTTTTAAATGTTAAAAATAGTTGCAAAATTTGTTATTAATGAAGATAAAGTAAATGAATTTAAGGAATATGCCGCCAAATTAGCTGCTGAAACTCGAAAAGAAGATGGATGTATTTCATATCAATTACTTCAAAATAATGACAACAGCGAAATGCTCATATTTATTGAAGAATGGAAAGATCAAGATGCTATTAATAAGCATAATAATTCGAAACATTTTGTAGAAATACTGCCAAAATTAACAGAAAACTCAAAAAAAGAGCCTGCTATAACTGTTAACACTGTTGTTATATAATTAACAGCATTTTCTTTCTAATTTAAAAATCGGCTTTTAGTTAAATTAAAAGCTGATTTTTAAATTAATAAATTAAGCTTCAAATAAAGCAATTATAGAATCTAAATTGGGTTTATTTATTAACCTATCTGGATTTTGAATTATATCCATAAGATATCCTAATAAGCAATGCCAATAAATATTACCAAATTCATTAGCATCACCTTTTTTAAATTCTCCTACTTTCATACCTTTCTCAAATATTGGACCAAAAAAAGAACTTCCAAAGTTAAGATTAACTGGATTTTCATATTCACTATCATTAATTTCCCCTCTTACAAATACTGTAATATATACTTGTAATGGTGGTATGTATCCATTCTCATCTGAAGTTGAAAGAAAACGTAATCCAAATTCTTTAATAGCTTCTTTAGCGCTTGAAATATTATTAATTTCTTCCAAACATTCATTAAGCATATCACTGTATGAGAATAAAATTTCTGCTTTGCTTTTAAAATAACGGTATAATAAACCTTTACTAATATCTGCAGCTTCTGCTATATCTGTAATTTTTGTATTCTTATATCCTTTTTCGAAAAATAAACTTAGTGCAACTGATAAGATTTGTGTTCTTCTTTTTAACTCTATTTCCTTTTGTTTTTTTTCAGACATTGACATTTTATATCACCCTAATTTGTTTATATATTATTTATAGTACACTATTTACTTTAAAAAATAAAGATTGACAGTTATAACTATCGCTATAGCGCACAATTGACTCATAAGTCAATATTAACTTATGAGTCAATTGTGCGCTATAATTTAATTGTTAAGTTTTTAACATCAATAATTATTATGGAGGTATACTTTTATGTTAGATTATCTTTTCAGCCCATACACAATCAGAGGTAAAAGCATAAAAAATCGTCTTGTTGTTCCTGCTATGGTAACAAATTATTGCGAATCAGATGGTACTGCAACTGAGAGATTTATTGCTTATCATGAAGCAAAGGCAAAAGGCGGTTTTGGTCTTATTATCACTGAAGATTATGCCATTGATCCTCTTGGCCGTGGCTTTCAACATGTAGCAGGTCTTTGGAATGATGAACAAATTAAAAGTCATAGTGAATTACCAAAAAGAGTACATAAATATGGTGCTACTATACTTGCACAAATATATCATGCTGGAAGACAAACAGATCGTGGTGCAATTAATTCAGCTCCATATTCAGCTAGCACAATCCCATCACCTTTTGGTACTGACATTCCTAAAGAATTAACAACTGAAGAAGTCAAAGAAATGATAAGTAAATATGGTGATACTGCATTACGTGCTAAAAAAATGTGGTTTTGATGGTGTAGAAATTCATGGTGGTCATGGTTACCTTATTACTCAATTTCTTTCACCCTTCTCAAACAAACGTG
The Clostridium felsineum DSM 794 DNA segment above includes these coding regions:
- a CDS encoding ABC transporter permease translates to MNIFLKYLLKSIFKKKGRSLLLIITITIAAALLITSLGVADSANRVTEKQVNKQNGVYNIAVTAKNTTYEPFFDESRIPKEDFIEFVPILNLDGYLNKRVEVAVEGVEEGNYEKLPNMKILKKTGANPLDGNGAIISERMAKAHSFKVGSEITIKSEDKSQVYKVNAIAESVGVFSTDEKDKFAIVVNEKSIWKILNINKLYNYMFASLKSNVNSSKFIKHFNNKGYNCTANLIFDKAKAESDMETVQILFYFMLVIVVFMSAFIIYSCFKLIVLERLPVIGTFLSQGETSFGIIKLLLSESIIYGLISGIISIFLGKGLLYLLADLQNNYKAYGVQTSVDLKNSWFIAGVAFAVIITCVSAVLPVLIIKKLQIKDIILNKANMPSSKYKIFIIGSVLVAISIIINSSNSELAIEFSPVSFILFMVGSIIILPSFIRIISYPLMYMSKNISIWIKLALNNIRSLKALLNNIRLIIISMVSILIILSFSHSYINALIGAASNYSYDIDVNQGNDPHKIELVLSKDKNIKSIIKTYGVGNGEIKGSNIKLPIVGIEPNTYRAFNNYYTINDKDKFYNDLSKKERNMAIDSKSAKSLKKSIGDSVVLKIDNREAKYKITGIFDAKVTESQILINKDNMINDFKVEVPDDYSLVVKGNVDKEKSNLENELMGTSAKVKTLKETVAAYREDFQLLITALMFFSIMTVAMGIFAIINNISVSFIQRKRELAVLSSVGATKGKNALTIVIEGIFTAVFSIIGGGIISYYSVGVLGKLTKLVEISIAMTYDFKAFYYVCIGILVTMLLASTPAVIKNKKVSIVEELKYE
- a CDS encoding branched-chain amino acid aminotransferase yields the protein MEKKNIDWANLGFGYVKTDKRFVANYTDGKWDDGALVSEATIAISECAGVLQYSQSCFEGMKAYTTEDGHIVTFRPDLNAERMEDTCRRLEMPVFPKENFVDAVVKTIEANAEWVPPYGSGATLYLRPFMFASGPVIGVKPADEYQFRVFATPVGPYFKGGVKPLTLCVSDFDRAAPHGTGHIKAGLNYAMSLHAIVTAHKEGYDENMYLDAATRTKVEETGGANFLFVTKDNKVVTPKSDTILPSITRRSLMAVAKDYLGLEVEERTVYFDEVKDFAECGLCGTAAVISPVGKIVDHGKEICFPSGMTEMGPITKKLLDTLTGIQMGRIKAPEGWLKVIK
- a CDS encoding alkyl/aryl-sulfatase; translation: MLKQNGEELLKKFSIAAYPKEIIKIAEGIYHVVGYGHSNSIIIEANNSVILVDTLDTDVRAEKLKQLITNITDKSVKTIIYTHGHPDHRGGAAVFSDTVNEIIEFEPKKPVLGRTNELKDILNKRASYQFGYKLLDKEVVTQGIGIREGFTVNEGKYTFLPSTTIYKEEKVNINIDGINMELVSAIGETDDQIFVWLPDSKVLCCGDNYYSCWPNLYALRGSQYRDVSAWIDTLDLILSYPAEYVLPGHTKPLIGRDMVKEVLTNFRNAIEYVLEETLKGMNKGLTADELASTIMLPDNLAGLPYLGEYYGTVAWSVRSIYNGYLGWFDGNPTKLNKLPTKEYSLKMLKLIGSELKLIKEIKNSLHNGNQQWAIELCDLLIGAEKEIKIAKQLKAEGLIKLSKLETSANGRHYYIACAKELME
- a CDS encoding cysteine hydrolase, which produces MKFNTSKTALLIIDLQNDNISKGGKFENSGAVEHAKQQNVVDNIKKIYNKAKVLGIPVFHNYFVVEKEAKGIDNNARIFKSIAETGSIVRGTWGAAPVHGLEPKDGDFVLEKARMSAFNGTQLDTLLRGLGIETIIITGVWTNMAVEHTCRDGADYGYNVIIATDGTSTINEEWQNAALNYAMNNIATKMTSEEIIENI
- a CDS encoding putative quinol monooxygenase, giving the protein MLKIVAKFVINEDKVNEFKEYAAKLAAETRKEDGCISYQLLQNNDNSEMLIFIEEWKDQDAINKHNNSKHFVEILPKLTENSKKEPAITVNTVVI
- a CDS encoding TetR/AcrR family transcriptional regulator; its protein translation is MSMSEKKQKEIELKRRTQILSVALSLFFEKGYKNTKITDIAEAADISKGLLYRYFKSKAEILFSYSDMLNECLEEINNISSAKEAIKEFGLRFLSTSDENGYIPPLQVYITVFVRGEINDSEYENPVNLNFGSSFFGPIFEKGMKVGEFKKGDANEFGNIYWHCLLGYLMDIIQNPDRLINKPNLDSIIALFEA